The following is a genomic window from Thermodesulfobacteriota bacterium.
CCCGCGACATTGAGGACGCCGTGTTCGGCATACTTCTGGTTGGTGAGGTTGTTTACGCCCACGAAGGCTTTTAGGCCTCTCCACTCATAAGAGAGCTTGGCATCGAGCGTATAGTATCCATCGAGTCTTCCTGCTCGATTCCCCCAGTCACTGATGAAATGGCGGGAGCCTACAAAATTGGCCCTACCGCTAAAGGTGAGGCCTTTGAGAAAGGCATTTCCGAAGGCCTCTCCAAAATGGAGATCCGTCCCTAAAGAGCCTTTGTGCCTTGGAACGGCAGGGATGTCGCTCCCGGAGAAGCCGTCTCCCCGGAGTTTGGGATGGACGTATCCATAATTTCCCCAAACATGGAACCCCTGGAGGGGTTTCGCTTTTAAACCCGCCTCCAACCCACGGCGCCTCGTCCTCGGGTAGTTCTCATTGCTGAACGTGAGGGGATTAAAGAAGAGCTCGTCTCGAAGATCCGCCCAGAAGAGGGTGAGAGTCCCTTCTAACCAATCGTTTAAGGCGTGACGGATACCGGTTTCGTAGTGGTATCCTCTCTGGGGCTTGATCGCGGTATTGGCCTGAAATAGAGGAAAGTATTGAATCAATTCATCCGACACCGGAAAACGGAAACTCCTTTTCAGGCTTAAAAAGACAGAACTCCCCTTTCCGAAGAGATAGTTGAGCCCTATATTCCAAGCTGGCTCGGATTCCCGTTTGCGATCCTCGGCGCCCGAGGAGGCCTGGGCGACATCATAGGTAACCCATTCCCATCTTCCTCCGAGGGAGAGAAAGAGCTTTTCGAGTATGGAAAATTCATCGTAGAGATAGAGGCCGATCGACTTTTTCTCGACGCTGATACGGTCAGGGCCGAAGAATAGGGATTCGGAATCCACCTTTGAATCGGAATGATAATAATCCAAACCCAAAATGAGCTTATTGGCGCGGCCTCCTATTGTTTTTTCAAGCACATACTTGGGGGTGAGTCCGAAGGTGGAAAGATTCTTTCTGTCTTCAAAGAAGAAGGAGCGAAAGAGACTGTGCACCTCGCGATGCCGATAGGAGAGATCGGTTTCGACCCGGCCCATCTCCTTGAAATCCATTTTGGTGCCGAGGGAGAGGTAGCCGTCGTCCGTATCCGCTTTATCGTCAGGGTTCAGCGTCGTCCTTCTGTCAACTTTATAAAGGAACCGTGGAAGGGCCCCTGGCATACCATAATCGTCTCGGTGGAAATTTCCGTTTAAAGAAATTTGCAGGGTGGGATTGAGGTCGAGCTGGATCTTGCCACCGATGTCCTTATATCGGAAAAAGTTGTTTTCCCGATAGCCTTCGGTGGAGCTGTAAACCCCGTGAATTAGGGCGGAGAGGGGACCGGATTTTCCTGAAACGGAGGCGCTCTCCTTATGATAGAGATAACTTCCCCTTACAACCTCCCCTTTGACAGAGAAGGGTTTTTCAGGTTTTTTG
Proteins encoded in this region:
- a CDS encoding TonB-dependent receptor; the protein is MIRFFYLLATTILLLADPNSLRAQEKEITLETIVVTATRDPQEVRKIPANITVITREQIERSNAQSTVDLLRTEAGVVVRDYTGSGKTVSVDVRGFGETGLLNTLVLVDGRRVNEIDLSGVDWTQIPLDQIERIEILRGPGSVLYGDNAVGGVIHIITKKPEKPFSVKGEVVRGSYLYHKESASVSGKSGPLSALIHGVYSSTEGYRENNFFRYKDIGGKIQLDLNPTLQISLNGNFHRDDYGMPGALPRFLYKVDRRTTLNPDDKADTDDGYLSLGTKMDFKEMGRVETDLSYRHREVHSLFRSFFFEDRKNLSTFGLTPKYVLEKTIGGRANKLILGLDYYHSDSKVDSESLFFGPDRISVEKKSIGLYLYDEFSILEKLFLSLGGRWEWVTYDVAQASSGAEDRKRESEPAWNIGLNYLFGKGSSVFLSLKRSFRFPVSDELIQYFPLFQANTAIKPQRGYHYETGIRHALNDWLEGTLTLFWADLRDELFFNPLTFSNENYPRTRRRGLEAGLKAKPLQGFHVWGNYGYVHPKLRGDGFSGSDIPAVPRHKGSLGTDLHFGEAFGNAFLKGLTFSGRANFVGSRHFISDWGNRAGRLDGYYTLDAKLSYEWRGLKAFVGVNNLTNQKYAEHGVLNVAGLPFYYPSPERNFFGGLSFNF